The following proteins are encoded in a genomic region of Triticum dicoccoides isolate Atlit2015 ecotype Zavitan chromosome 1B, WEW_v2.0, whole genome shotgun sequence:
- the LOC119348629 gene encoding uncharacterized protein LOC119348629: MEAKREVQFESSEFVSLPSPPVPSRLLGRPASSPSRPVPSLYILTPILPRGPREKGVAAELEMDPEEGSKRACAADDSTDTVGLTAGWADIPRELLPVVLSRLPCPVDRLRFSVVNKKWHGFLEQHRRDLHLPPLLPSLVLPSSSPEHPLVHVTQGGNTRRLGLPPDIKQRASFCGSYQGGWFVLALDGPLDNRLFNIFSGVSIPMPTTTMVDGRARYIRVEAAALSGSPVLDPPYNYTIGAIARIQGNDFSGIALWDPSKEHWTCIDWDLIPTHSLDIHDVVYSNGSFYFLNSYENMERIGAHPNREGVPPPPRLEIYVEKDWEIYDEEHPENMTVQRYLVNLGGMEEDNPFLMVLKYQDEPTQPTSSVRMFRLSEVDEPDAPEYPEDVEPRLHWHELDPSSKSDHEFFLEAKLIFIGRGCSRIFNASDFEDLDDKFRTGVSIFFYDDRGVEDQECFLRGDMGRFTLPEAQVEPWPPVGSQAIGPRSRKFPPTWWIH, translated from the exons ATGGAAGCAAAAAGAGAAGTCCAGTTCGAATCGAGCGAATTCgtttccctcccctcccctcccgtccCCTCCCGGCTCCTGGGCAGGCCAGCAAGCAGCCCGTCCCGTCCCGTCCCTTCCCTATATATTCTGACGCCCATCCTGCCTCGCGGGCCTCGTGAGAAAGGGGTCGCGGCCGAGTTGGAGATGGATCCAGAAGAGGGGAGCAAGCGCGCTTGTGCGGCTGATGAT AGCACGGACACCGTCGGCCTCACAGCGGGATGGGCAGACATTCCCCGCGAGCTGCTTCCAGTTGTGCTCTCCCGCCTGCCATGTCCGGTAGATCGTCTCCGGTTCTCCGTCGTCAACAAGAAATGGCACGGGTTCTTGGAACAACACCGTCGTGATCTCCATCTTCCTCCACTACTCCCGTCATTGGTGCTACCGTCGTCTTCTCCAGAGCACCCTCTGGTCCACGTAACACAGGGAGGGAACACCCGGCGCCTCGGACTCCCACCAGACATCAAGCAGAGAGCAAGTTTCTGTGGATCCTACCAAGGGGGGTGGTTCGTCCTCGCTCTTGATGGACCACTGGACAACAGACTGTTCAACATATTCTCCGGCGTCAGCATTCCGATGCCAACGACGACAATGGTGGACGGGCGTGCACGATATATCCGAGTTGAGGCAGCAGCTCTCTCAGGGTCGCCAGTTCTGGACCCACCATACAACTACACCATCGGCGCGATTGCAAGGATCCAGGGCAATGACTTCTCTGGCATTGCACTATGGGACCCGTCCAAGGAGCACTGGACGTGCATTGACTGGGATCTCATCCCAACGCACAGTCTGGATATACACGATGTGGTATACTCCAATGGCAGCTTTTACTTCCTCAACTCTTATGAGAACATGGAGAGAATTGGAGCTCATCCCAACCGTGAGGGAGTCCCACCCCCACCCCGTCTGGAGATTTATGTCGAGAAGGATTGGGAGATATATGATGAGGAACACCCGGAGAACATGACAGTCCAGCGGTATTTGGTTAATCTTGGAGGTATGGAGGAGGATAATCCTTTCCTGATGGTGCTCAAGTATCAAGATGAGCCTACGCAACCCACTTCCTCTGTGCGCATGTTCAGGCTAAGCGAGGTTGATGAACCTGACGCTCCAGAGTACCCTGAGGATGTGGAGCCCCGTCTCCACTGGCATGAGCTAGATCCCAGCTCCAAGTCGGACCATGAGTTTTTCCTTGAGGCCAAGCTCATATTCATTGGGCGTGGTTGCTCCAGGATCTTCAATGCCAGTGATTTTGAGGATCTCGACGACAAGTTCCGCACCGGAGTGTCCATTTTCTTCTACGACGACCGTGGCGTCGAGGACCAAGAATGCTTCCTGCGTGGTGACATGGGAAGATTCACTCTGCCGGAGGCCCAAGTTGAGCCGTGGCCGCCGGTCGGCAGCCAAGCAATCGGGCCACGGTCGCGCAAGTTCCCTCCTACCTGGTGGATTCACTGA